From one Mycobacterium colombiense CECT 3035 genomic stretch:
- a CDS encoding SDR family oxidoreductase gives MTRQKILITGASSGLGAGMARAFAAKGRDLALCARRTDRLDELKAELSQQHPGIKIAVAALDVNDHEAVPKVFAELSDELGGIDRIVVNAGIGKGAKLGSGKLWANKATIETNLVSALVQIETALEMFNKNGAGHLVLISSVLGNKGVPGVKAAYAASKAGVSSLGESLRAEYAKGPVKVSVIEPGYIESEMTAKSNSTMLMVDNETGVNALVAAMEREPGRAAVPWWPWAPLVQLMRVLPPQLTKMFA, from the coding sequence CTCGGGCCTGGGTGCCGGCATGGCGCGCGCCTTCGCCGCCAAGGGCCGCGACCTTGCGCTGTGCGCGCGTCGCACCGACCGGCTCGATGAGTTGAAAGCCGAGCTCTCGCAGCAGCATCCGGGCATCAAGATCGCCGTCGCCGCGCTGGACGTCAACGACCACGAGGCCGTACCCAAGGTGTTCGCCGAGCTCAGCGACGAGTTGGGCGGCATCGACCGCATCGTCGTCAACGCAGGCATCGGCAAGGGCGCGAAACTGGGCTCCGGCAAGCTGTGGGCCAACAAGGCCACCATCGAGACCAACCTGGTCTCGGCGCTGGTACAGATCGAAACCGCGCTGGAGATGTTCAACAAGAACGGCGCGGGGCACCTGGTGTTGATCTCGTCGGTGCTGGGCAACAAGGGCGTGCCCGGCGTGAAGGCGGCCTATGCGGCGAGCAAGGCCGGGGTGAGCTCGCTGGGCGAATCGCTGCGCGCCGAGTACGCCAAGGGGCCCGTCAAGGTTTCGGTCATCGAGCCCGGTTACATCGAGTCGGAGATGACGGCCAAGTCCAACAGCACAATGTTGATGGTGGACAACGAAACCGGCGTCAACGCGCTCGTCGCCGCCATGGAACGGGAGCCCGGCCGCGCCGCGGTGCCGTGGTGGCCCTGGGCCCCGCTGGTGCAGTTGATGCGGGTGCTGCCGCCTCAGCTGACCAAGATGTTCGCCTGA